The nucleotide window atatatatatcaattgttaggcaaataaataattaaaaattaattaaatgatAAAATTAAACTGCATATCAATAATGATAGGGAGGGGTGAGATGTGAAGTGCGAATTCAAGCTGCAGATGTGACTGGGAACAGAGGAGTCACTTGAGCGTTTGTTTATGTACGTCAACCTTCCTTTTGTTGCTCGAATGCAATAAACaagataaaaattaataatagtgTTTTGGTAAAGAGAAATCAAATATTGGTTTGTGAGTTCGAAATTAAACAAAAATTGGCTTTGCATGAGCACCACATTTTTTGAAATTAAGTCAACACCACTTTGACTTCAACTAAGacgtaattttatatttatatataattatcatgaGTTTTATGGCAAATTTATATGGATGCAAGTTGATTGTTATTTCCTGTGCTGACATGATTGATGATGCATGTTATGTTATGGTGGTGGTATGAGATGGTGAGACAAATAAGTAACTTGTAAGGAGGGAAAAGAGTCGCAGCAATTCTCACCGCCGAGAGGCCGCACATTGGAATGAATCTCCGAAGCCGACGGCACTTAGCCACTGGCGGCGACTCCCGGTGATCGTAGGCGAACCTTATTCGACCCACCTCTGCTCATCAACATGGATTGGTCTCTCTTTACAGTATTTTTCCGGCTTTGTTATCTGTGTAATGTtggaaaaatagaaagaaaaaaagagtggTCAGCATCAGAAAGAGGAAAAAGATGCAGTCAGTAATCATGGATGTGGTCTTCGTTGGAGTGCTTGTGGCCAGTGGTGGGGTTTGCAATACCGAAAGgtcaacccaacccaacccaccCACTGCGACGGTCCCTACAAGACATAAATCATGACACGGCTTTGTCCCATCAATGTTGGGgtcagctatctccccctttcgcTCTCCTCGTTACtcgtccttcttctcttcctacaTTGATATGGGGGCATCCATCATCTCCGGTGCTATCTTCCGCGGCTCTTGGCTTCAATTCATGGTCGATAAGCATCTCAGGACGATGTGCCATCATCCAATCCAACTGTCACAGAAATGGCTGGTTTAGTGACGCTGTTAAATTTGCAGAAAGGGATAGCTCAACAAGTCACAGCACCCGACCAGACTCAAACAAACGAATATTACTGCCTGATATCATTGATCACGAACAAGTGTTCTTTTAAATCTCAAACCATAGTTGGAGTTATTAAACTCGACGAcgactacaacaacaacaagcatCCATTACCAACTATTTGGATTCAGTAAAATGGAACCTCAATCATGTCTAGTGAAGCCACGATCCACATCGTCATACTAAGCAGTCTCTTGAGTGAGCAACGATCCATCGGGTGCCGGAACAATTTGTTGCTGGAGGGCTGGATTAGAAGGAAATAATCCACATTGTGCTGTGTGCGCCATCAGTTGATCCAACAGCACCAGAGCTACCATGGCTTCTACCATCGGAACGGCTGAAGAACATCAAATAAGTCCTCGATGTGAATGTTAAATTGGAGCAAACCAGATGAAGGGATGAATTGGAAATGAAATCAGACCTCGAGGGACTACACAAGGATCGTGGCGGCCTCTTGCTATAAGCTCAGTTTCGTGTCTGTCTCTAGTTACTGTATTCTGCTTTTTCTGATGAAATGGACAGATCATAATAAGATGCATAATACAACTAAGAAACAAATGTATATAAAAGTACTTCAACGATGAGCCTACACCAAGGGGTTTCACTGTTGCATTGTGTTACTCCCATGACGGCGTACAAAATTTGCTTTCCACCAAGGATATGAGATGGTTattgaaatgaaaccatttattcagaaaaaaaaaaaaaagtaagattTTGTTTCCATTTTAACATCACATAAGGGCTTAAAATCGTTAATTCAACAGAGATCAGAGAGGTAGGTGCATGGAATGTCATTTATACTAACAGGCATACGTTGATTTAAAGCCAGCTTACCCCAATTGTAGATGTTGGTTTAAAAGCTATTCTCATATATATGGTTTCACCATTGGATATCCCTCCCTGTAAAGAGGAATCGTTATATTTCAGAAAGCCAGAGTATTTGCAAGGTCAAACTCCATAAAAATGTAGATAATTAACACAAAGACAGACAGACCTGAATACCGCCCGATCGATTTGTTCTTGTTCGCACATTGCCAAGCTCATCCATGTAGAACTCATCATTATGCTCACTTCCAGTCAAAAAAGTACCTAAAAGGTAGTTTTGAGCCAATAACAGAGAGAAAACAATCAAAATATCAGATGCTTACAATGGAAATGCTGATGAAGATATCGATGGTGTTAGTAGAGCATCAGACAAGATAATGCCGGTCCACACTCCATGATTACTTACCTGCAAATCCGCTGCCAAACTCAAATCCCTTTGTTGCAGGCAGAGACAACATAGCTTTTGCCAAATCAGCCTCCAGTTTATCAAAGACAGGACACCCAAGTCCCTGATAGATATCAGTGGATGAGTTTGAGAATAAGCTCAGAAAATATAAGAAAACACATCCGGCAATTAAGTTTTCCAATTAATCCAAGTCACAAAGGACAGAATACTTCAAATCATAGGTGAAATAATTACACGTGGAACATTTCTTGCAATGCAAGTCACAATGCCACCAACAGATTCTCCTTTAACTCGCACAGCATCAATGGCCTCAATCATCTTCCGAGCATATTCTGGATCCGGGCATCTGACTATATTACTCTCAATCTGGTAATTTTTCAGCAGAAATGCAGTCATTTAACCATATAATACTAAAGGGAAAAAAAGAGGAATAATATTTTGAAGAATTGATCGACATTATACCTCATCAAGGGTCACCGTCTCATTATCAACAACCCCTTCAGGAAGCACAACTTTATGAACTTGAGAAACATATGCTAGGATCTGTGGGAAAGGAACAAAAGTGATGTTAAAATCAAATAGACCTATAACCATTATGCAACCACCGAAGCATTACGTATTTTCTAGCCGACAACCGCTGCAGGTGGAAGCATTGAAACCAGTTAATTAGCATGTTCATATAACCATGTTAGATGACCATATTATGCTTGAACAGATTAGAAACGGGAAACAATGGTGGGACGTACAAGGACAGTGACATAGAACTTCAGATCTGCACATCAGACTTAGAatcattcatgataaggtaatggTGGGACGTACAAGGACAGTGACATAGAACTTCAGATCTGCACATCAGACTTAGAatcattcatgataaggtaattgCAATTGCTTGCCGTTCACAGTACCCAACAAATTGCAGAAGCCTGAAGTGCACCTTATGCACTTTTATCTGCAAActtaatatcataaaatattttaatagtttACACCGACAAAGAATTGGTTACTTCTAACTGTATTATGGATATTCAGAACACACACACTACAAATCATACTGTCCAAAAACCATGCCTACTCTATCCTGGCCAGTATTCCAGAGCACAATAAACAGAGGATGATCAACTTTCAAGCAGCATTAACCGATATATGGGGTAAAGGGCAGAGAAATCCAGATAACTAAAATCTCCAATTCAAGAATAAGATATAAAAGCAAGTGTGAGATCAACGCATCATAAGTGTATGATAGGTTACCCACAGCATAAGTTCAACTTCAGAATTTACGAAAAAACATGTGAACATAAGACAACACATAAACCCACCTCAGTTCCAGCATACATTTTAAGAATCTTCTTTGCAAGAGCTCCAGCAGCAACTCTACCGATGGTTTCTCTTGCTGATGATCTGCCACCTCCCTATAGTTCCATTTCAGTAAACATCAATTGTGGATATTTGACgattatcatgataaatatcaACGAAAATAGACATTTCATGAGTATAAAACATATACTACAGAGTACAGACTGGACTCTAAGACTATTTAAAGATACGATAGCAACAAGAAGGAACATCTGTTACCTGTATCGCTCTCAGACCATACTTAAAGTCATATGTTGCGTCTGCATGAGAAGGCCTATATGCAATTGACATTTCACTGTAGTCCTGCAAAAACCAAACATGAGATTATTATACACCAAAAGAAGGTAAATATATAAACATAGCTTCCGACCTCAGGAGGGGAATCTTGCTAAGTTAGATTTTACTTTTATTTGATGGCTTTTTTATTAAAACCATGAAGCAACAGTACTAGATGAAACTTTCAGGTGTTGACTGAACTGTTTTGTATCTGAATGAATACAATAGTCTTACTGTCACAGCAAGAACTCACATGTCCTCTTTGATCTGTATTTGGTACAAAAACACAAATTGAAGTTCCAGTTGTCGTTCctacaataaaaaaaattcttacatCAGCAAACTAGAAGAGCATGCTAATTCATAGGGTTACGTTATATGATAGCAGAACAACAAaaggaaagattaaaaaaaaaacaagagaaaaccgTGTGACCTACCTTCAAATAGTCCCGAGAGAATTCGACATGTATCAGTTTCCTTCCTTGGTGTGGTTATCCTGCTCTGACCTGGTCTCCTGGAGGTCAAACATAAATGTTAAACTAAATCACACCCAGTCAAATGTAGTGAAAACAAAATACACGGAAAGGACAGAGTAAGTGCCAGTAAAGCTCAAAACCTTCTGTCAAGTTCAAATTGCAAATCCTCTTCAGAAAGAGGAATTCTAGGGGGGCATCCACTAATAATACAACCAACACCACCTCCATGAGATTCTCCATAGGTTGTGACTTCAAAGTGCTTTCCAAATTTATCTCCACCTGCCCGCACCTCTGTCCTTTTGAAAATCGACTTTCCAGTTAGAGTTTAGAACATCAGTAATTAAATATAGAATATAGCCATCTTTAAATAAGTTAACAAATGAGATTTTGAATGCCCATTTCCAAGGAACGACAAACAACAATCCTGGTAGGAAAACTACATAGCATGTGCAATCAAATCTAACACGCTATGTTAAATGGACAATATATGATACAAGAATTTAGAAGGATGCATACATCAATAATAAATACGGCAGCAGCTATGGTCAGCAACAGAAAGTATTAGGTGGTGGAAAGAATGGAATCTCCTCCGTCGCATAAGCTTCCCCAACTTCTTTAATTATACTCTAAATTTGATCTCCGAATATACAATCAACCCCACACCCTTCTTTATCTAAGCAAGAAATGTTTGCGATAAGCTCAAGATGCAGTGCCTGATGAGGGTAATAAACGCGATAAGACGCGCGTGACGTCAGCCACCCTAAACAAACACCTCACACCCCCATGTCAACGCAGACCGGGgcgccgaccgaggcacattaacgcccCGCTCGAACccagttcttcacgccacgctaaCACCAAGGTCAGACGCTACCAACCTGCCCCTGCAAGCAGGCACATCAgagaacagtaagcttccctataaatacccttacaTTCCGAATGAAAAGGGGAGGAAAAAGAGGAGGGAAACGAGACTTCGACTTCTACTTCTCCATCCAAAACCCACTCCACATCAACTGACttgaccgtcggaggggtcgagccgagcttccgacccgtgtGCAGGTACGGAGACAGCGGTCTCCCGCTAGGCCCCCCAGGCGTGGAGCCACTTCCCGGAGGAATCAATGACGCCGCACGCGACCACCCAGACGGACTCGAAGGCCACCTCGGAAAGATCCCCTCGTCAACCgggcccgaaccaagccgcgtcggccccgaggccacggcttaaagttgtttacacaaaCAGTGCCTATGATGAGCATATTCCCAACATCAAGCTGAGGAAATAAAAGGGAAAATGCCTCAAACAAAATTTTAGCCGCAAAAACACATGATCGACCGATCGGCCATCAAATTCACAAAGACTGGCACTCAGGAAACAAAGATCTCTCTTTTTCCCTTTCACAAAGACAGCAAGATACTATGATCAtcattgttacggtaagtaacttttttagccgtgaccttggggtcgacgcggctggtttaGGGGTCCGAATGGCTGGGATCAGACGCAGTTCCTCTCGAGATCTTGTGGCGGCCGATTGCGGGGGATTTGGCTGGAGAGGTCCACGACGTCGGGTCAGcttcggtcgagtacctgcacacaggtcgggtcggtggttcggcccgacccctccgacgatcaagtcagttccTCGGAGAGGAGTTTTTTGGACCCAGTCCGTGAGACGGAGAGGGTTTTTAGTCGAGTAGTCGAAGTTCCCCCCTTCGtctagaactctggggtatttgtAGATgaatttgatgttacctgatgtggccgCTTGCAGGGCACTGGGTTGCGTGGCGAACCTGgctaccgcagggtatgggcacGCCTCGGTCGACGTGCTCCTTTGCCTCGATCGGGCGCATGGAGTCAAATGCTGAAGTTCGTTGGCTGAGGGCTGGTGACGTTGGCGCACATCAAGTCAGCATTAGTGCTTGCTTCCTCGGTTGATGCCTTCTCCTGCCTTGACTGGTCATGGGGGGTCAGACGATGAGATCGTCTGGGTACGGCGAGTGAGGGTGCACATTATGTGGGTGTTAATGCTCGTCCCCTGGGGCAGCGTGCCGCCCATGGGTGGCTGACGTCATGGTGTGTTATGTCAAATCCGGCGTGTTACGTTAGatctgtttttacccctatcatattcccccccccaaaaggagctatgcgtcggtttttgcatgcaaggggtccgatgcatggcttctgactTCCGGTGGGCTAGCCACGCAGATCCGAGGGATGCGACGCAGGCGGGCCAGCCGAGCAGAGTTGGATTCGGGGGttatggagccgatgagggccgaggagcacaacgcaggcgggatggccgcgcaggtgtggtctcgggtggcgtaaagccgagggccgaggagcgcaacgcaggcgggctggccgcgcaggtgtggtctcgggtggcgtaaagcctggGGCTGAGGAGCGTAAAGCCGGGGGCCGagaagcacaacgcaggcgggctggccgcgcaggtgtggtctctcgggtggcgtaaagccgagggccgaggagcacaatgcaggcgggctggccacgcaggtgtggtctcgggtggcgtaaagtcgggggccgaggagcacaacgcaggcgggctggccgcacaggtgtggtctcgggtggcgtaaagccgagggccgaggagcacaacgcaggcgggctggccgcgcaggtgtggtctcaggtgGCGTAAAGCTTGGGGGGCTGCTCGCGCTATTTTCCCCCCCTTGTCCGTTCAACGGTCGTGGGGACTGGAAGCTTCCTTTCTGAGATGGAGTCGGTTGCTTTCGCCGCACGTTTCCGGGCGTCAAAGTCGAGGCGTCAGTCCGCTGCCGCTTCAGGAGGATTCCTACGTCAGGTTTTTATGAAGGCGGGGCGCCTTTTGTCATTTCCGATGCAGCGTGATGGTTACGCACGTGTGCGGGTGGGCTGGCGCCCACCCACGGGAGGTGAAGAGGTGCTGGTTCAGGCgggatatcttctttaaatagcgAACGTCCCGCTTCACTTCTATCTTTCGCCGCTGAGTTTCCTTTTCCGAGTCTTGCCATCTCCTCCCCAGTCCTCTCCTTCGCCTCTCGCGTCGTCTTCTTCCTCCCCGTAGCGTCTTCCCGTCAAGGTCAGTCAAGATGTcgtccccttcttcttcctcttctccccctTTTGGCGTAGCTGGAGGGGAATGCCCTTCGTCGTCCCCCGTGGAATCCTCCGACGGGGAAGCGGCGCGGGCCTTGGAGGCCcagatgtggccgcacgacaatGACTCCACCGTGAGTGGGTCATTGTTGGGGGGTCTCCGGGAGTGTTACAGCATCCCGAAGGACTATGTCCTGAGTGCCCCTGAACCGGGACAACGAGCCTACGACCCGATCCCGAAGGGTTTCGCATTGACCCTAGATGCCCTATAGGCGGGTCTGCGCTTTCCCCTTCACCCCCTTATCGTATACTGTATCTCTTTCTGGCGAATTTCGCCGTCCCAGGTGGCGCCGAATTCCTGGCGTTACCTAGTGGTATTCTTGGGAGAATGCTACCGGGCCAACATCGCTCCTACCCTAAACCTATTCCTCTCTTGCTATCGCCTTTCTAAAGGTTCGGGGGGCTACTTTCTATCTGCCCGGACGGGGTTTTGAGTCGGGGGGGCTCCTTCCAgtaataaagggtggaaggggcggttCTTCTACATTAGTTGCGCGAAGGACTGGGGTTTTGGGGTCCGGTGGTCCGCGAGGGTGGTCGACAATACTGTCCCTAGTTTGAGCGAGTCAGAGCGCCACGACCTGGGGAGGCCGCGGGAGATTCTTCCCGGCTCCCAGGCTCTTCGGAGTATGACCGAGCAGTGGTTGGTAGAAGCGGGTCTCAGCCCGCTGCCACTGGGTACGTTAGTAACGCTTGGCTCGGGTGTCCGCGCGGTTTACCCTTAGTACTAACGGTTTTCTTATCTTTCGTAGAAATGGTGAAGCTCAGGTCACTCCTTGGAGGGGACGCGTCGCAAGCTCCCCTTCCTGCGTCGCCAGCCGACTCACGGCCGGGTACGAAGGACGCCCCACTAGAGACCGAGGCCGGGCGCCCTCGGAAGAAAGCAAAGCGGGGACCTCCGAAGGGGGCTGAGGTGGGCCCTCATCGGGGCGACGCTGGGCCTAGTCGGCGGGCGGCTGGGAAAGTTCCGCGCCCTCCCTCCGTTCATGACCTGTGTCGCCTGCCGATCGGGGACGAGGAGCCATTCCTGACGCGGCTGGTGGGCGAGATCTCACTTGGGGAGCCCAGTGACCCCTTGGTAGCCCGTTGGGGGGGCCTATCCCGGGGTGACAAGGTATGGTCCGGAGGGGATGTCTCCGCGGCATTCCTTCGAGGCGCACtgcatcccgacatggctcgggatttgTATACTTTGCCCTCGGAGGCTTTGCTCAGCAGGTCGGCCAAATCCTTGACCTGGGTAAGTACTCTTCTTCTCTTTTGTTCGGGGCTGTTTGTCTTATGCTGATTTGTCTTTCCTTCTACAGGGCCTTCACTATGCGACGGctctgatggacagggtgcgcgaCGTTGGCCGAGTCATCGGGGAGCTCATCAGTCGTAACGCCGAGCTCCGTCGCCAAGTCGAGGAGGTCCGAGCCGGGGCCGGTCCAGAGGCTGTGGCGGCTGCCGAGAAGCGTGCAGCAGGGTCTGAGGCGGAGGCCGCCCGCCTGAGGTCGGAACTTGAGGCTTCCCAGAAGTCGAACGAGGAGCTCCAGAAGACAATAAGGGTGGAGCAGACTGAGCTCCGTCTGCTGAGGACGGAGGCGGGTACCCTCAGCAAGAAGCTGGAGGAAGCTAAGGCCGAGGCGAGAGCGGCCTCGGAAGCGCTGGCAGAGGAGGTCCGTCTCCGACCTGACAAGGAGaaggagctcctcgaggcgtATAAAAAATCTGAGGGGTTCGAACTCGGCCTCacgcggacggggcgggtgtCCTTTGAATATGGATACCAGATCGCTACGTCCCGCTTCCGTGTTCGGCACCCTGGTCTCGAGGTGGAAGAGAATCCTTTTACTTCCTACCCAGAGGACCTGGAAGTCGACATGCCCGAGGACGTCCCTTTTGACGACCGCTTGGACGCCTCATTGTAATAAGGACGGGTCCTGTATTTTCTGTTTTCTAGGGTGTTAGTAATTTTTTGTAAGTCGGAGCCGAGTCCTGTAAGTCTGTTTTTGCCTTGAATAAAAGAGAACTGTTACTTCTCTAGTGTATTTGCTTATCGTTTTCTTTCCCTAGGCGAAAAGTTTCTTCCTTCTCTAAGGCTCTGGTCGTTCCATTTCGACGAAAAACAAGGGAGAACGTTTCCTGCCCGACTTCTTCCTCCAAGCTCTTAGGGAACCTCTCCCCCTAGACGAAGAAATTCCTCGTTCAAACGAAAATTTTCTTAAGGTTCTGTACGTTCCATGTTCTCGGCAAAGGAGAACCGTTTATTGTCGTGAGCCGGTACGTACCCGGTCGGACTACCACGACAACCCGATAAGGCCCCTCTCatttgggggccagcttcccccttgcCCTAGTCGGGTCGCTGACCTCGACCCTTCGCAGGACCAGGTCGCCCAACTTAatcggtcggggtcgtacctttctattgtagacccttgcgacggctctctggtaagagagggccttcaggtgtgcgtcggcgcgtcgctcctcgagtACATTGAGGCTGACACGAAGTCCCTCGTTCGAGACTTCCTCGTCATAGCTCCTTGTCCGAAGGGTGGCAATTGCCACCTCGGGCGGCAAgacagcttcggttccgaacgTCAGGCTGTACGGGGACTCTCCCGTCGCGGTCTTGGGAGTGGTGCGTAGTGACCATAGGACGCTAGGGAGTTCGTTcgtccaggccgatcgggctgcggacactcttcttttaaGTCTGTCCAAGATGGACCGATTGGTGACCTCCGCCAGCtcgttcgtctgagggtgggccaccgcGCCGAACCTCAGCTGGATGCCATGGCTGgcacagaactcccggaaccttCTACCGGTGAACTGAGGTTCGATATCCGTAATGATGGctttgggcaacccgaaccgagttaTTAGGTTtttccacacgaacttctccatttgATGTTCTGTGATCGTCGCCaacggctcggcctcgacccactttgtgaaataatccactcccacgatgatgtacttccgctgccCCGAAGCCGGTGGGAAAGGTCCGagcaggtccaaaccccactgcgcgaAGGGCCACGCACCATCGATGGGGCTGAGCAGGACCGCAGGCTGTCGAGGTgtgcgggcgtgttcttggcacgAACCACACCGCTGTGCGTAAGCCTTTGCGTCCCGGCACATagtcggccagtagtaaccttggcggAGTATTTTGTGTGTTAGGGTTCGCCTGCCGATGTGTTCTCCGCAGACCCCCTCGTGGATCTCGGCCAAGACCGTCCGggcttcgtcgggctccaagcatCGTAGGAGGGGGTGGGTGAAGGACCGCCTATAAAGCCGCCCACTCTCCTCGGTGTACCATGCGTGTGTACGACGCATGCGTCGGGCCGCAACTTCGTCGTGGGGAAGGGTCCCATCTCGCTTGAAGCATAGCAGCTCTTGTACCCATGTGATCGGCGTGCTGCTAGGGGCCGTAACCGCTACTTCGATGGCGCGGGCAGGAAGCTCCTCGACCTCCGGCCATGCTTCGGGGGTCGGCTTTGACGCCAACTTAGCTAGCGCGTCGGCTCGCTCGTTCTCCTCCCTCGGGACATTAGATAGCTTGAAATACGGAAACTTGGCAGTCAAGTCCCTTACCCGcgccaggtatttcgccatggtcggatcccgagcctcgtatccaccgctgagctgctcggccacaagctgcgagtcggtgaggacgtgtatcgcggccacctgcatctcgagggccaacctgagCCCTGCTAAGAGTGCCTCGTACTCCGCTTCATTGTTagtggctttaaacccgaagcggagggagcgctcgaacgagcgtccgtcgGGGGCGAGCAGCATTAGTCCTGCGCCGGCACCCTTTGGGCTGGCCGAGCCATCCACGTGTAGGAGCCAGGCTTCGGGAGGTTGCTCGAGATCCCTGTCTTCCATCTGGGTTAACTCTGCGATGAAGACGGCTACCgcctgggccttgatggcggtcctAGGTACGTATCTTATATCGTGTTCGCCGAGCTctaccgcccatttgaggagccgccttgcaacatcaaatttagataaGACCTGTCGAAGAggctggtcggtgatgacctccacggggtgggcctggaagtaggggcgcaacttccgagctgaCAGCACCAGGGCGAGCGCGAGCTTTTCTATTGGCGGGTAACGCCCCTCGGGTCCGTTCAGGACGTGGTTGACGTAGTAGATCGTAAGTTGTTCGCCGGAGCTTTCTTTGATCAGGACAGAACTGACTGCATGTGGGGAACCCGCCAGGTAGAGACCCAGCTTCTCCCCGGGAGAAACAGAGGCGAGTCGGGGGAGGCTGGCAAGGCGTTGCTTTATTTGTTTGAAGGCCTCCTCGCACTCCGTCGTCCATTGGAAGCTTTTCGGGTTCTTgagcgccctgaagaaggggatGCAGCGATCGCCCAaccgggcgaggaagcgagaaaGGGCGACAAGCCTTCCGTTAAGTCGTtgcaggtctttgatcgtccgggGTGACTGCATGTCGACGATGGCCTGgaccttctccgggttggcgtcaattcctctttcgtgtatgatgaaccagaggaatttcccggaggtgacgccgaatgCGCATTTTGTGGGGTTAAGTCGCATATCGAACTTGCGTAGTGTGGCGAACGCCTCGGTCAGGTCGGCAAGGTGGGCTCCGGCCTCTtggcttttcacaatcatgtcgtccacgtaaactttcatgttcctcccgatctgatgggcgaacatcttaTTTACCGTTCTATGATATGTGGCCCCGACGTTCTTCAGCCCGAATGGCATGACCTTATAGAAGTACACCccaccccttgatcggtgaggaaggtcGTATGCTTTCCgtcttcgggcgccatcctgatctggttgtaccccGAATAGGCGTCCATAAAAGAGAGGCGTGCGTGTCCGGCTGTTGCGTcaaccagctggtcgatctttgggagggggtagcagtctttcgggcatgcattgttgagactggtgtaatcaacacacatcctccagcttccattatgTTTTTTCACGAgcactacattggatagccattaAGGATATCTGgcctcttctatgaagcctgccgTTAAAAGTCAGCCCACCTCCTCTCGTATGGCGTGTTGTCGTTCAGGGGCCTGCCGCCTGGGCTTTTGCTTCACCGGGCGAGCGTCAGGCGGGATGTTGAGGTGGTGTTGTGCGACCCCTGGATCGACACCCGTCATGTCAGATGGAgaccaggcgaagatgtcggcgttctCCCGTAGGAGACCGGTGAGTTGCTCCCGTTCCCGCTCGGGCAGCTCCGAACCGACCTTGACCGTCTGGTCTGGCCGAGCTTCTTGTAGTGGTATGTCGATGGTGGATCCCCTTGGCTCGGGGTGAGGGGTCGGTTTTTTTGTTTCCCGCGGGTCTTCCAGTGGTGGCTCGATCCTGGCCCTCTTGTGCAAGGAAACGGTGGTCAGGTAGCACCgtctggactctcgggggcttcccgtaaCTTCCCCGACCCCAGCGTGagttgggaacttgatggtttggtagtaggtcgagacgacggctctgaccttgttgagggttggccggCCGAGTATGGTGTTGTAAgcggtgg belongs to Musa acuminata AAA Group cultivar baxijiao chromosome BXJ1-11, Cavendish_Baxijiao_AAA, whole genome shotgun sequence and includes:
- the LOC135597654 gene encoding uncharacterized protein LOC135597654 isoform X1, giving the protein MPFGLKNVGATYHRTVNKMFAHQIGRNMKVYVDDMIVKSQEAGAHLADLTEAFATLRKFDMRLNPTKCAFGVTSGKFLWFIIHERGIDANPEKVQAIVDMQSPRTIKDLQRLNGRLVALSRFLARLGDRCIPFFRALKNPKSFQWTTECEEAFKQIKQRLASLPRLASVSPGEKLGLYLAGSPHAVSSVLIKESSGEQLTIYYVNHVLNGPEGRYPPIEKLALALVLSARKLRPYFQAHPVEVITDQPLRQVLSKFDVARRLLKWAVELGEHDIRYVPRTAIKAQAVAVFIAELTQMEDRDLEQPPEAWLLHVDGSASPKGAGAGLMLLAPDGRSFERSLRFGFKATNNEAEYEALLAGLRLALEMQVAAIHVLTDSQLVAEQLSGGYEARDPTMAKYLARVRDLTAKFPYFKLSNVPREENERADALAKLASKPTPEAWPEVEELPARAIEVAVTAPSSTPITWVQELLCFKRDGTLPHDEVAARRMRRTHAWYTEESGRLYRRSFTHPLLRCLEPDEARTVLAEIHEGVCGEHIGRRTLTHKILRQGYYWPTMCRDAKAYAQRCGSCQEHARTPRQPAVLLSPIDGAWPFAQWGLDLLGPFPPASGQRKYIIVGVDYFTKWVEAEPLATITEHQMEKFVWKNLITRFGLPKAIITDIEPQFTGRRFREFCASHGIQLRFGAVAHPQTNELAEVTNRSILDRLKRRVSAARSAWTNELPSVLWSLRTTPKTATGESPYSLTFGTEAVLPPEVAIATLRTRSYDEEVSNEGLRVSLNVLEERRADAHLKALSYQRAVARVYNRKVRPRPIKLGDLVLRRVEVSDPTRARGKLAPK
- the LOC135597654 gene encoding chorismate synthase 1, chloroplastic-like isoform X2, whose amino-acid sequence is MAYAASSSLPSSKPFLGGSRTDGLSGLAFRLPSTVDQISIRWRISPAPRRLEVRAGGDKFGKHFEVTTYGESHGGGVGCIISGCPPRIPLSEEDLQFELDRRRPGQSRITTPRKETDTCRILSGLFEGTTTGTSICVFVPNTDQRGHDYSEMSIAYRPSHADATYDFKYGLRAIQGGGRSSARETIGRVAAGALAKKILKMYAGTEILAYVSQVHKVVLPEGVVDNETVTLDEIESNIVRCPDPEYARKMIEAIDAVRVKGESVGGIVTCIARNVPRGLGCPVFDKLEADLAKAMLSLPATKGFEFGSGFAGTFLTGSEHNDEFYMDELGNVRTRTNRSGGIQGGISNGETIYMRIAFKPTSTIGKKQNTVTRDRHETELIARGRHDPCVVPRAVPMVEAMVALVLLDQLMAHTAQCGLFPSNPALQQQIVPAPDGSLLTQETA